TGAGTTTATGGTATTGGATGCCTTCCAGGCGGGGTTAAGCTGGAAGACAGTGTTGCATAAGAGGGAGAACTTCAGGAAAGCTTTCGATAATTTTGAGCCGGAAGTCATCGCCAATTATTCGGAAGGGAAGATTCAGCTATTGATGCAGGATGCCGGGATTATCCGGAACCAGGGGAAAATAAGGGCTACCGTGGGCAATGCAAAGGCATTTCTAAAGATACAGGAGGAGTTTGGCAGCTTCGATGCCTATATATGGCAGTTTACAGGGGGGAAGACACTTACAAATAAACTGAATTCACTTTCCCAGATGCCTGTTTCCACACCCGAATCCGATGCCATGAGCAAGGACCTGAAGAAAAGGGGCTTTAAATTTGTCGGGACTACCATCTGCTATGCCTTTATGCAGGCTGCCGGAATGGTGAATGATCATCTTACCAACTGCTTCCGGTATCATCAATTGGGATGAGCGGGAAGGGTGCGTAGGTGGGATTCTTTGAAAGATCAGGGGGAGCAGATTAAAATGCAAAATGTAAAGTGCAAAATGCAAGTCAAATGGAAGAAATCCAAAATCCCAAATTAATCTCAAATTCTAAGTCCCCGCCTGACCGAGGGATTATTGCAATATCTCAGAACCACTTATTCATAGGGGCAGGGGTAAACTCTTGCAATGTAAATTTAATCTGAAATAAAATACTGCAACTCTCAAAGAAATTTTACCTAACGGAAGATAGCCAATTGCAGTAGAACCTTCGTAACTTTAATATCTCAGAACCGGTGGTTTTAAAACTGCTTAAATAAGATTAGTCGTGGAATACATAGCCAGTTGTCAGAATATATTTCCCACTGGATAAATTTTATCTTTATTCTAGGCATTCATGAATCCTGGATTCTGGACTCCTCCCTTCCTCCAATCCTCCCTGCCTATGAAAAACCTTCTTCTTTTTCTATTCCTGCTGGGTTACGCTACTTCTTCATCTGCCCAGCAACCTGACCTGGCACTTAAGGCCTACGAACTCCGGATGAATGGCCACCCTTATGAAGCTTTAAGTTACCTGGATTCAACATTGTCAATTTATCCCGATTCTGCAAGGCTCTGGTTTGAGAAAGGCCGGGCTCACGACTGGGTGAAAGCTGATGGTTGCACGAAATTTATCCATGCCTGGTTCAAAATGGGGCCCCGGATAGCAAAAAGTAGCAAATGCCTGAAGAAAGCCTGTAAACTGGATCCTGGAAACGCCAGGTACCATAACTGGTATTCAGGAGTGGCAGCTACACAATCCCTTTTATACATCTACACCCCCTGGAAATGGCCCTTCATGCCCTCCAAATTAAGATCAGCCGTGAACCATGCAGAGAAAGCCATGCTCCTGGCACCGGATCACAATG
This genomic window from Bacteroidales bacterium contains:
- a CDS encoding DNA-3-methyladenine glycosylase I, with protein sequence MTPPETTCNWPSNDPLMIKYHDEEWGVPLHDDQKLFEFMVLDAFQAGLSWKTVLHKRENFRKAFDNFEPEVIANYSEGKIQLLMQDAGIIRNQGKIRATVGNAKAFLKIQEEFGSFDAYIWQFTGGKTLTNKLNSLSQMPVSTPESDAMSKDLKKRGFKFVGTTICYAFMQAAGMVNDHLTNCFRYHQLG